One region of Pangasianodon hypophthalmus isolate fPanHyp1 chromosome 15, fPanHyp1.pri, whole genome shotgun sequence genomic DNA includes:
- the ppp1r26 gene encoding protein phosphatase 1 regulatory subunit 26 isoform X3 yields the protein MFLKTVPPVVAVHSEWRSGKSLSLPLCFNDSASDSDFVSSSGTPIPHKVQMIIDSLCSAQSSDMSNEVNASSQSALNLPKSSCGGHKPCHMDTLPRSRRAATDSSKLHASGSDATEGSDSDDSVDRGIEEAIQEYLKEKVDHKHKREPMESPVQTPKVQQGGNCMPDAPKQLMHSTKALTTSNHNLKGSKGIQPLVTLKKKKKTIRETPFGKTAKALPTKTPPSSGTPSCLPQVDCTPPSLRIKVEEEDLMDSSSDDGIEEAIQKFQQDEKERHESLRYYKLKEVLDSSSDDGIEEAIRNYQQERQKEKEHKLHRKQSCLMADRISVKPLKKLAKKKSKKKNAVEPKEMKCASPNPVGLSLSMLPTCCLRDSGNSLCSTRAEEPQEGRQIHSTLTVNTTAELMCAEAILDISKTVMPAAFEPTLDLACTPTTETPSFLPTGISLQQYEKSDESSVDSEDGIEQEIRKFLELKAKLHEQATIADYPGVSTVTNPQHIKVEEDQNKALRLSFSRKRKRKEEDSKSCKQGIVINTLKEEPQPKPLTQCDFSPVTWRTCSPNTVKNSNPTQNSPRHSITEGSTSMNKGSSCGTSPPKSFIGSERNYSSDKSSSLDSDEDLDAAIKDLLKTKKKVKKKVRDMKLQARKSHKPLQLPGTDTLKKHKSVKDQKLVLAAKPMKPNAIKSNKGLMNISRQDKGAKPKGLKSQKNSKKPKVSTKEDQGSGYKMAVHGVQSTHVDEDSSSVDSDDSIEQEIRRFLAEKAKGSSTPVTTLKQDNAGGAEEASFSTFGEKNVNIEELQTKSSDLTRASLSIDPNQEEQTQGTAMNIKGPASSFASSCSLEEDRTGDQLHERTLHECRNISLDTDKDWAQKVTGKFTDRTDSEPLVINVTGPQEPKGEVQHQNLFLMKHDNTSISTAREKPSADLSSSLQNRSRIPLIEVISTVCPSPPPVGKQFLSSSSETLMVAREDCQESPAESRSDSFDLYSWERKGQWDQPPNLTSNTRHTSSNPAHLSRHLPPYPSHLSCVPLPLALSQPRAGASLVHLRRDQASVVALSAHKSNHLQLINTQKDTRKMSEGREEEQERCIDETDVDSGEERTDKRQEQCNQSLSTCIDPGVRLSPYIALNTEERSQKFRRSKQPGQSRGSAMIQHTWSS from the exons ATGTTTCTGAAAACGGTTCCTCCAGTGGTGGCAGTTCACTCAGAATGGAGGTCCGGTAAGAGCTTGAGCCTGCCACTTTGCTTCAATGATAGTGCTTCAGACAGTGACTTTGTCTCGTCCAGCGGAACCCCCATCCCGCACAAAGTCCAAATGATCATTGACAGCCTCTGCAGCGCACAGTCCTCAGACATGAGCAATGAGGTCAACGCTAGTTCCCAGTCTGCCCTCAACCTGCCCAAGTCGTCATGTGGTGGCCACAAGCCTTGTCACATGGACACACTACCAAGGTCTCGAAGAGCAGCAACAGACAGCAGTAAGCTTCATGCATCTGGTTCTGATGCTACCGAAGGTTCAGACAGTGATGATTCAGTAGATCGAGGGATTGAGGAGGCCATCCAGGAGTACCTGAAGGAGAAAGTGGACCACAAGCATAAAAGGGAGCCAATGGAGAGCCCAGTACAGACACCTAAAGTTCAGCAGGGAGGCAATTGCATGCCAGATGCACCTAAACAGCTCATGCATTCCACCAAGGCGCTAACCACTAGCAACCATAACCTGAAAGGTTCAAAAGGAATCCAGCCATTGGTAACcttgaagaaaaagaaaaaaacaatcagagagACCCCATTTGGAAAAACAGCAAAAGCCTTGCCTACAAAAACTCCACCTTCCTCTGGAACACCTTCCTGTTTGCCACAAGTGGATTGCACACCACCATCACTCAGAATAAAAGTGGAAGAAGAAGATTTAATGGATTCAAGCAGTGATGATGGTATTGAAGAGGCCATACAGAAGTTCCAGCAAGACGAGAAAGAGCGTCATGAGAGCTTGAGGTACTATAAGCTGAAGGAGGTGCTGGACTCTAGTAGTGACGATGGCATTGAGGAGGCCATCAGGAACTACCAACAGGAAAGGCAGAAGGAAAAGGAACACAAACTTCACAGGAAGCAAAGTTGTTTGATGGCTGATCGCATCAGCGTTAAGCCTCTTAAAAAACTAGCTAAGAAgaagagcaaaaagaaaaatgcagtggAACCTAAAGAAATGAAGTGTGCTTCACCTAATCCTGTAGGCCTCTCTCTCAGCATGTTGCCAACATGTTGCCTGAGGGACAGTGGAAATTCACTGTGCTCCACCAGAGCTGAAGAGCCACAGGAAGGGCGGCAGATTCACTCCACGCTCACTGTCAACACCACTGCTGAGTTGATGTGTGCTGAGGCCATCTTGGACATCTCCAAGACTGTCATGCCTGCAGCATTTGAGCCCACCTTGGACCTGGCCTGTACCCCTACAACAGAGACTCCATCTTTTCTTCCCACTGGTATTTCACTGCAGCAATATGAAAAGAGTGATGAGAGCTCTGTGGACAGTGAGGATGGAATTGAGCAAGAGATTCGTAAATTTCTGGAGCTTAAAGCAAAGCTGCATGAACAGGCAACCATAGCTGATTACCCTGGAGTATCCACAGTCACTAACCCACAGCACATTAAAGTTGAGGAGGATCAGAACAAAGCACTCAGACTGTCCTTCTCACGGAAAAGGAAACGGAAAGAAGAAGATAGCAAGAGTTGTAAACAGGGAATTGTTATTAATACATTGAAAGAGGAGCCTCAACCTAAGCCCCTAACCCAGTGTGATTTTTCTCCTGTTACATGGCGCACCTGTAGCCCAAATACAGTAAAGAACAGCAACCCTACACAGAACTCTCCCCGTCATAGCATTACAGAAGGATCCACATCCATGAACAAGGGTTCCAGCTGTGGAACCAGCCCCCCAAAGTCTTTTATTGGCTCTGAGAGGAATTACAGCAGTGATAAGAGCAGCTCGTTGGACAGCGATGAGGATCTTGATGCAGCAATAAAAGATTTGCTCAAGAcgaagaaaaaagtgaaaaagaaagtcaGGGACATGAAACTCCAGGCACGAAAGAGCCATAAACCCTTGCAACTACCAGGTACTGACaccttaaaaaaacacaaatctgtCAAGGATCAAAAATTGGTTCTTGCAGCTAAACCCATGAAACCCAATGCTATAAAAAGCAACAAGGGACTGATGAACATATCCAGACAGGACAAAGGTGCTAAACCTAAAGGTTTGAAGTCACAGAAGAACAGCAAGAAACCTAAAGTCTCCACAAAGGAAGACCAGGGCTCTGGATACAAGATGGCAGTCCATGGTGTCCAGTCTACACATGTCGATGAGGACAGCAGCTCAGTGGACAGCGATGACAGCATTGAGCAAGAGATCCGTAGGTTCTTGGCTGAGAAAGCAAAAGGGTCTTCTACGCCAGTGACCACACTGAAGCAGGATAATGCTGGAGGTGCAGAAGAAGCTTCCTTCAGTACATTTGGAgagaaaaatgttaatatagAGGAGCTTCAGACAAAGTCTTCTGATCTCACAAGGGCTTCACTGAGCATTGACCCAAATCAGGAGGAGCAAACGCAGGGCACTGCCATGAACATAAAGGGACCAGCTTCATCATTTGCCAGCTCTTGCAGTTTGGAAGAGGACAGGACAGGTGATCAATTGCATGAGAGGACTTTGCATGAGTGCAGGAATATCAGCTTAGACACAGACAAGGATTGGGCTCAAAAGGTAACAGGAAAGTTCACAGACAGAACAGATTCTGAACCACTTGTAATTAATGTAACTGGCCCACAGGAGCCCAAGGGTGAAGTGCAACACCAGAACCTGTTTCTGATGAAGCATGATAACACCAGTATAAGTACAGCTAGGGAAAAACCTTCAGCAGACCTGTCAAGCAGCTTGCAGAACAGGAGTAGAATTCCTCTTATAGAGGTTATCAGCACTGTGTGCCCCTCTCCCCCCCCAGTAGGGAAACAATTCCTTAGTTCCTCTTCAGAGACTCTCATGGTTGCCAGGGAAGATTGCCAGGAAAGTCCTGCTGAGAGCAGGTCAGATTCATTCGACCTGTACAGTTGGGAAAGGAAAGGACAATGGGACCAACCACCTAATCTGACCTCTAACACCAGACACACATCCTCAAACCCTGCACACCTATCTCGTCACCTGCCTCCATACCCCTCTCACCTTTCATGTGTCCCCCTGCCCCTCGCCCTATCCCAGCCACGTGCTGGTGCTAGCTTGGTGCACCTGCGCAGAGATCAGGCCTCAGTTGTAGCTCTGTCAGCTCACAAGTCCAATCACCTGCAGcttataaatacacagaaagaTACCAGAAAAATGAGtgaagggagggaggaagaaCAGGAGAGGTGCATAGATGAGacagatgtagattcaggtgaAGAGAGGACAGATAAGAGACAGGAGCAATGCAACCA ATCTCTGTCCACCTGTATTGATCCAGGTGTGCGTCTCAGTCCCTACATTGCCCTCAACACAGAGGAAAGGAGCCAGAAATTCAGACGCAGTAAGCAG CCTGGTCAGAGCAGAGgttcagccatgatacagcacacCTGGAGCAGTTGA
- the ppp1r26 gene encoding protein phosphatase 1 regulatory subunit 26 isoform X2, giving the protein MFLKTVPPVVAVHSEWRSGKSLSLPLCFNDSASDSDFVSSSGTPIPHKVQMIIDSLCSAQSSDMSNEVNASSQSALNLPKSSCGGHKPCHMDTLPRSRRAATDSSKLHASGSDATEGSDSDDSVDRGIEEAIQEYLKEKVDHKHKREPMESPVQTPKVQQGGNCMPDAPKQLMHSTKALTTSNHNLKGSKGIQPLVTLKKKKKTIRETPFGKTAKALPTKTPPSSGTPSCLPQVDCTPPSLRIKVEEEDLMDSSSDDGIEEAIQKFQQDEKERHESLRYYKLKEVLDSSSDDGIEEAIRNYQQERQKEKEHKLHRKQSCLMADRISVKPLKKLAKKKSKKKNAVEPKEMKCASPNPVGLSLSMLPTCCLRDSGNSLCSTRAEEPQEGRQIHSTLTVNTTAELMCAEAILDISKTVMPAAFEPTLDLACTPTTETPSFLPTGISLQQYEKSDESSVDSEDGIEQEIRKFLELKAKLHEQATIADYPGVSTVTNPQHIKVEEDQNKALRLSFSRKRKRKEEDSKSCKQGIVINTLKEEPQPKPLTQCDFSPVTWRTCSPNTVKNSNPTQNSPRHSITEGSTSMNKGSSCGTSPPKSFIGSERNYSSDKSSSLDSDEDLDAAIKDLLKTKKKVKKKVRDMKLQARKSHKPLQLPGTDTLKKHKSVKDQKLVLAAKPMKPNAIKSNKGLMNISRQDKGAKPKGLKSQKNSKKPKVSTKEDQGSGYKMAVHGVQSTHVDEDSSSVDSDDSIEQEIRRFLAEKAKGSSTPVTTLKQDNAGGAEEASFSTFGEKNVNIEELQTKSSDLTRASLSIDPNQEEQTQGTAMNIKGPASSFASSCSLEEDRTGDQLHERTLHECRNISLDTDKDWAQKVTGKFTDRTDSEPLVINVTGPQEPKGEVQHQNLFLMKHDNTSISTAREKPSADLSSSLQNRSRIPLIEVISTVCPSPPPVGKQFLSSSSETLMVAREDCQESPAESRSDSFDLYSWERKGQWDQPPNLTSNTRHTSSNPAHLSRHLPPYPSHLSCVPLPLALSQPRAGASLVHLRRDQASVVALSAHKSNHLQLINTQKDTRKMSEGREEEQERCIDETDVDSGEERTDKRQEQCNQSLSTCIDPGVRLSPYIALNTEERSQKFRRSKQRHRVLKCAKRKLQFVFSSIMMKSL; this is encoded by the exons ATGTTTCTGAAAACGGTTCCTCCAGTGGTGGCAGTTCACTCAGAATGGAGGTCCGGTAAGAGCTTGAGCCTGCCACTTTGCTTCAATGATAGTGCTTCAGACAGTGACTTTGTCTCGTCCAGCGGAACCCCCATCCCGCACAAAGTCCAAATGATCATTGACAGCCTCTGCAGCGCACAGTCCTCAGACATGAGCAATGAGGTCAACGCTAGTTCCCAGTCTGCCCTCAACCTGCCCAAGTCGTCATGTGGTGGCCACAAGCCTTGTCACATGGACACACTACCAAGGTCTCGAAGAGCAGCAACAGACAGCAGTAAGCTTCATGCATCTGGTTCTGATGCTACCGAAGGTTCAGACAGTGATGATTCAGTAGATCGAGGGATTGAGGAGGCCATCCAGGAGTACCTGAAGGAGAAAGTGGACCACAAGCATAAAAGGGAGCCAATGGAGAGCCCAGTACAGACACCTAAAGTTCAGCAGGGAGGCAATTGCATGCCAGATGCACCTAAACAGCTCATGCATTCCACCAAGGCGCTAACCACTAGCAACCATAACCTGAAAGGTTCAAAAGGAATCCAGCCATTGGTAACcttgaagaaaaagaaaaaaacaatcagagagACCCCATTTGGAAAAACAGCAAAAGCCTTGCCTACAAAAACTCCACCTTCCTCTGGAACACCTTCCTGTTTGCCACAAGTGGATTGCACACCACCATCACTCAGAATAAAAGTGGAAGAAGAAGATTTAATGGATTCAAGCAGTGATGATGGTATTGAAGAGGCCATACAGAAGTTCCAGCAAGACGAGAAAGAGCGTCATGAGAGCTTGAGGTACTATAAGCTGAAGGAGGTGCTGGACTCTAGTAGTGACGATGGCATTGAGGAGGCCATCAGGAACTACCAACAGGAAAGGCAGAAGGAAAAGGAACACAAACTTCACAGGAAGCAAAGTTGTTTGATGGCTGATCGCATCAGCGTTAAGCCTCTTAAAAAACTAGCTAAGAAgaagagcaaaaagaaaaatgcagtggAACCTAAAGAAATGAAGTGTGCTTCACCTAATCCTGTAGGCCTCTCTCTCAGCATGTTGCCAACATGTTGCCTGAGGGACAGTGGAAATTCACTGTGCTCCACCAGAGCTGAAGAGCCACAGGAAGGGCGGCAGATTCACTCCACGCTCACTGTCAACACCACTGCTGAGTTGATGTGTGCTGAGGCCATCTTGGACATCTCCAAGACTGTCATGCCTGCAGCATTTGAGCCCACCTTGGACCTGGCCTGTACCCCTACAACAGAGACTCCATCTTTTCTTCCCACTGGTATTTCACTGCAGCAATATGAAAAGAGTGATGAGAGCTCTGTGGACAGTGAGGATGGAATTGAGCAAGAGATTCGTAAATTTCTGGAGCTTAAAGCAAAGCTGCATGAACAGGCAACCATAGCTGATTACCCTGGAGTATCCACAGTCACTAACCCACAGCACATTAAAGTTGAGGAGGATCAGAACAAAGCACTCAGACTGTCCTTCTCACGGAAAAGGAAACGGAAAGAAGAAGATAGCAAGAGTTGTAAACAGGGAATTGTTATTAATACATTGAAAGAGGAGCCTCAACCTAAGCCCCTAACCCAGTGTGATTTTTCTCCTGTTACATGGCGCACCTGTAGCCCAAATACAGTAAAGAACAGCAACCCTACACAGAACTCTCCCCGTCATAGCATTACAGAAGGATCCACATCCATGAACAAGGGTTCCAGCTGTGGAACCAGCCCCCCAAAGTCTTTTATTGGCTCTGAGAGGAATTACAGCAGTGATAAGAGCAGCTCGTTGGACAGCGATGAGGATCTTGATGCAGCAATAAAAGATTTGCTCAAGAcgaagaaaaaagtgaaaaagaaagtcaGGGACATGAAACTCCAGGCACGAAAGAGCCATAAACCCTTGCAACTACCAGGTACTGACaccttaaaaaaacacaaatctgtCAAGGATCAAAAATTGGTTCTTGCAGCTAAACCCATGAAACCCAATGCTATAAAAAGCAACAAGGGACTGATGAACATATCCAGACAGGACAAAGGTGCTAAACCTAAAGGTTTGAAGTCACAGAAGAACAGCAAGAAACCTAAAGTCTCCACAAAGGAAGACCAGGGCTCTGGATACAAGATGGCAGTCCATGGTGTCCAGTCTACACATGTCGATGAGGACAGCAGCTCAGTGGACAGCGATGACAGCATTGAGCAAGAGATCCGTAGGTTCTTGGCTGAGAAAGCAAAAGGGTCTTCTACGCCAGTGACCACACTGAAGCAGGATAATGCTGGAGGTGCAGAAGAAGCTTCCTTCAGTACATTTGGAgagaaaaatgttaatatagAGGAGCTTCAGACAAAGTCTTCTGATCTCACAAGGGCTTCACTGAGCATTGACCCAAATCAGGAGGAGCAAACGCAGGGCACTGCCATGAACATAAAGGGACCAGCTTCATCATTTGCCAGCTCTTGCAGTTTGGAAGAGGACAGGACAGGTGATCAATTGCATGAGAGGACTTTGCATGAGTGCAGGAATATCAGCTTAGACACAGACAAGGATTGGGCTCAAAAGGTAACAGGAAAGTTCACAGACAGAACAGATTCTGAACCACTTGTAATTAATGTAACTGGCCCACAGGAGCCCAAGGGTGAAGTGCAACACCAGAACCTGTTTCTGATGAAGCATGATAACACCAGTATAAGTACAGCTAGGGAAAAACCTTCAGCAGACCTGTCAAGCAGCTTGCAGAACAGGAGTAGAATTCCTCTTATAGAGGTTATCAGCACTGTGTGCCCCTCTCCCCCCCCAGTAGGGAAACAATTCCTTAGTTCCTCTTCAGAGACTCTCATGGTTGCCAGGGAAGATTGCCAGGAAAGTCCTGCTGAGAGCAGGTCAGATTCATTCGACCTGTACAGTTGGGAAAGGAAAGGACAATGGGACCAACCACCTAATCTGACCTCTAACACCAGACACACATCCTCAAACCCTGCACACCTATCTCGTCACCTGCCTCCATACCCCTCTCACCTTTCATGTGTCCCCCTGCCCCTCGCCCTATCCCAGCCACGTGCTGGTGCTAGCTTGGTGCACCTGCGCAGAGATCAGGCCTCAGTTGTAGCTCTGTCAGCTCACAAGTCCAATCACCTGCAGcttataaatacacagaaagaTACCAGAAAAATGAGtgaagggagggaggaagaaCAGGAGAGGTGCATAGATGAGacagatgtagattcaggtgaAGAGAGGACAGATAAGAGACAGGAGCAATGCAACCA ATCTCTGTCCACCTGTATTGATCCAGGTGTGCGTCTCAGTCCCTACATTGCCCTCAACACAGAGGAAAGGAGCCAGAAATTCAGACGCAGTAAGCAG AGACACAGAGTGCTGAAATGTGCAAAGAGGAAGCTGCAGTTTGTGTTCAGCAGTATAATGATGAAGAGCTTGTGA
- the ppp1r26 gene encoding protein phosphatase 1 regulatory subunit 26 isoform X1, with translation MFLKTVPPVVAVHSEWRSGKSLSLPLCFNDSASDSDFVSSSGTPIPHKVQMIIDSLCSAQSSDMSNEVNASSQSALNLPKSSCGGHKPCHMDTLPRSRRAATDSSKLHASGSDATEGSDSDDSVDRGIEEAIQEYLKEKVDHKHKREPMESPVQTPKVQQGGNCMPDAPKQLMHSTKALTTSNHNLKGSKGIQPLVTLKKKKKTIRETPFGKTAKALPTKTPPSSGTPSCLPQVDCTPPSLRIKVEEEDLMDSSSDDGIEEAIQKFQQDEKERHESLRYYKLKEVLDSSSDDGIEEAIRNYQQERQKEKEHKLHRKQSCLMADRISVKPLKKLAKKKSKKKNAVEPKEMKCASPNPVGLSLSMLPTCCLRDSGNSLCSTRAEEPQEGRQIHSTLTVNTTAELMCAEAILDISKTVMPAAFEPTLDLACTPTTETPSFLPTGISLQQYEKSDESSVDSEDGIEQEIRKFLELKAKLHEQATIADYPGVSTVTNPQHIKVEEDQNKALRLSFSRKRKRKEEDSKSCKQGIVINTLKEEPQPKPLTQCDFSPVTWRTCSPNTVKNSNPTQNSPRHSITEGSTSMNKGSSCGTSPPKSFIGSERNYSSDKSSSLDSDEDLDAAIKDLLKTKKKVKKKVRDMKLQARKSHKPLQLPGTDTLKKHKSVKDQKLVLAAKPMKPNAIKSNKGLMNISRQDKGAKPKGLKSQKNSKKPKVSTKEDQGSGYKMAVHGVQSTHVDEDSSSVDSDDSIEQEIRRFLAEKAKGSSTPVTTLKQDNAGGAEEASFSTFGEKNVNIEELQTKSSDLTRASLSIDPNQEEQTQGTAMNIKGPASSFASSCSLEEDRTGDQLHERTLHECRNISLDTDKDWAQKVTGKFTDRTDSEPLVINVTGPQEPKGEVQHQNLFLMKHDNTSISTAREKPSADLSSSLQNRSRIPLIEVISTVCPSPPPVGKQFLSSSSETLMVAREDCQESPAESRSDSFDLYSWERKGQWDQPPNLTSNTRHTSSNPAHLSRHLPPYPSHLSCVPLPLALSQPRAGASLVHLRRDQASVVALSAHKSNHLQLINTQKDTRKMSEGREEEQERCIDETDVDSGEERTDKRQEQCNQSLSTCIDPGVRLSPYIALNTEERSQKFRRSKQGNQLFGPAVHVDLVTLSSRVHVCFKDSIWTGRVRGLKDYGPKRHRVLKCAKRKLQFVFSSIMMKSL, from the exons ATGTTTCTGAAAACGGTTCCTCCAGTGGTGGCAGTTCACTCAGAATGGAGGTCCGGTAAGAGCTTGAGCCTGCCACTTTGCTTCAATGATAGTGCTTCAGACAGTGACTTTGTCTCGTCCAGCGGAACCCCCATCCCGCACAAAGTCCAAATGATCATTGACAGCCTCTGCAGCGCACAGTCCTCAGACATGAGCAATGAGGTCAACGCTAGTTCCCAGTCTGCCCTCAACCTGCCCAAGTCGTCATGTGGTGGCCACAAGCCTTGTCACATGGACACACTACCAAGGTCTCGAAGAGCAGCAACAGACAGCAGTAAGCTTCATGCATCTGGTTCTGATGCTACCGAAGGTTCAGACAGTGATGATTCAGTAGATCGAGGGATTGAGGAGGCCATCCAGGAGTACCTGAAGGAGAAAGTGGACCACAAGCATAAAAGGGAGCCAATGGAGAGCCCAGTACAGACACCTAAAGTTCAGCAGGGAGGCAATTGCATGCCAGATGCACCTAAACAGCTCATGCATTCCACCAAGGCGCTAACCACTAGCAACCATAACCTGAAAGGTTCAAAAGGAATCCAGCCATTGGTAACcttgaagaaaaagaaaaaaacaatcagagagACCCCATTTGGAAAAACAGCAAAAGCCTTGCCTACAAAAACTCCACCTTCCTCTGGAACACCTTCCTGTTTGCCACAAGTGGATTGCACACCACCATCACTCAGAATAAAAGTGGAAGAAGAAGATTTAATGGATTCAAGCAGTGATGATGGTATTGAAGAGGCCATACAGAAGTTCCAGCAAGACGAGAAAGAGCGTCATGAGAGCTTGAGGTACTATAAGCTGAAGGAGGTGCTGGACTCTAGTAGTGACGATGGCATTGAGGAGGCCATCAGGAACTACCAACAGGAAAGGCAGAAGGAAAAGGAACACAAACTTCACAGGAAGCAAAGTTGTTTGATGGCTGATCGCATCAGCGTTAAGCCTCTTAAAAAACTAGCTAAGAAgaagagcaaaaagaaaaatgcagtggAACCTAAAGAAATGAAGTGTGCTTCACCTAATCCTGTAGGCCTCTCTCTCAGCATGTTGCCAACATGTTGCCTGAGGGACAGTGGAAATTCACTGTGCTCCACCAGAGCTGAAGAGCCACAGGAAGGGCGGCAGATTCACTCCACGCTCACTGTCAACACCACTGCTGAGTTGATGTGTGCTGAGGCCATCTTGGACATCTCCAAGACTGTCATGCCTGCAGCATTTGAGCCCACCTTGGACCTGGCCTGTACCCCTACAACAGAGACTCCATCTTTTCTTCCCACTGGTATTTCACTGCAGCAATATGAAAAGAGTGATGAGAGCTCTGTGGACAGTGAGGATGGAATTGAGCAAGAGATTCGTAAATTTCTGGAGCTTAAAGCAAAGCTGCATGAACAGGCAACCATAGCTGATTACCCTGGAGTATCCACAGTCACTAACCCACAGCACATTAAAGTTGAGGAGGATCAGAACAAAGCACTCAGACTGTCCTTCTCACGGAAAAGGAAACGGAAAGAAGAAGATAGCAAGAGTTGTAAACAGGGAATTGTTATTAATACATTGAAAGAGGAGCCTCAACCTAAGCCCCTAACCCAGTGTGATTTTTCTCCTGTTACATGGCGCACCTGTAGCCCAAATACAGTAAAGAACAGCAACCCTACACAGAACTCTCCCCGTCATAGCATTACAGAAGGATCCACATCCATGAACAAGGGTTCCAGCTGTGGAACCAGCCCCCCAAAGTCTTTTATTGGCTCTGAGAGGAATTACAGCAGTGATAAGAGCAGCTCGTTGGACAGCGATGAGGATCTTGATGCAGCAATAAAAGATTTGCTCAAGAcgaagaaaaaagtgaaaaagaaagtcaGGGACATGAAACTCCAGGCACGAAAGAGCCATAAACCCTTGCAACTACCAGGTACTGACaccttaaaaaaacacaaatctgtCAAGGATCAAAAATTGGTTCTTGCAGCTAAACCCATGAAACCCAATGCTATAAAAAGCAACAAGGGACTGATGAACATATCCAGACAGGACAAAGGTGCTAAACCTAAAGGTTTGAAGTCACAGAAGAACAGCAAGAAACCTAAAGTCTCCACAAAGGAAGACCAGGGCTCTGGATACAAGATGGCAGTCCATGGTGTCCAGTCTACACATGTCGATGAGGACAGCAGCTCAGTGGACAGCGATGACAGCATTGAGCAAGAGATCCGTAGGTTCTTGGCTGAGAAAGCAAAAGGGTCTTCTACGCCAGTGACCACACTGAAGCAGGATAATGCTGGAGGTGCAGAAGAAGCTTCCTTCAGTACATTTGGAgagaaaaatgttaatatagAGGAGCTTCAGACAAAGTCTTCTGATCTCACAAGGGCTTCACTGAGCATTGACCCAAATCAGGAGGAGCAAACGCAGGGCACTGCCATGAACATAAAGGGACCAGCTTCATCATTTGCCAGCTCTTGCAGTTTGGAAGAGGACAGGACAGGTGATCAATTGCATGAGAGGACTTTGCATGAGTGCAGGAATATCAGCTTAGACACAGACAAGGATTGGGCTCAAAAGGTAACAGGAAAGTTCACAGACAGAACAGATTCTGAACCACTTGTAATTAATGTAACTGGCCCACAGGAGCCCAAGGGTGAAGTGCAACACCAGAACCTGTTTCTGATGAAGCATGATAACACCAGTATAAGTACAGCTAGGGAAAAACCTTCAGCAGACCTGTCAAGCAGCTTGCAGAACAGGAGTAGAATTCCTCTTATAGAGGTTATCAGCACTGTGTGCCCCTCTCCCCCCCCAGTAGGGAAACAATTCCTTAGTTCCTCTTCAGAGACTCTCATGGTTGCCAGGGAAGATTGCCAGGAAAGTCCTGCTGAGAGCAGGTCAGATTCATTCGACCTGTACAGTTGGGAAAGGAAAGGACAATGGGACCAACCACCTAATCTGACCTCTAACACCAGACACACATCCTCAAACCCTGCACACCTATCTCGTCACCTGCCTCCATACCCCTCTCACCTTTCATGTGTCCCCCTGCCCCTCGCCCTATCCCAGCCACGTGCTGGTGCTAGCTTGGTGCACCTGCGCAGAGATCAGGCCTCAGTTGTAGCTCTGTCAGCTCACAAGTCCAATCACCTGCAGcttataaatacacagaaagaTACCAGAAAAATGAGtgaagggagggaggaagaaCAGGAGAGGTGCATAGATGAGacagatgtagattcaggtgaAGAGAGGACAGATAAGAGACAGGAGCAATGCAACCA ATCTCTGTCCACCTGTATTGATCCAGGTGTGCGTCTCAGTCCCTACATTGCCCTCAACACAGAGGAAAGGAGCCAGAAATTCAGACGCAGTAAGCAG GGGAATCAACTCTTTGGGCCGGCTGTGCATGTGGATCTTGTGACATTGAGCTCACGTGTGCACGTGTGCTTCAAGGATTCAATCTGGACCGGCCGTGTACGTGGACTTAAAGACTATGGCCCTAAG AGACACAGAGTGCTGAAATGTGCAAAGAGGAAGCTGCAGTTTGTGTTCAGCAGTATAATGATGAAGAGCTTGTGA